Proteins from a genomic interval of Youhaiella tibetensis:
- a CDS encoding methyl-accepting chemotaxis protein gives MRIKSLPVKVSLFAGIALAAVFAVGMTVLVQRVGTTVESQTLKLQDETTSNVSAEVSSRLQAAARIAQNIASTMSGLRESGVTDRAAYDALLEKLLADSPAILATWSAWQPNALDGRDAEFAGQSPWDATGRYVPYWNRGSGKIIEEMLADYDTPGPGDYALLPKNLDRAVAIEPYPYMVAGQNLLITSFGVPIKVDGKYAGTAGIDLALADVNQVVSAFHPFDTGRVMLISGTGIAVSHPDPAVIGQKLPDSDPIAAIAKQAIASGNRAQGEATGADGAVWRFMAAPINAGGTEDKWAVVSMVPAATLSAAVNEARWTIVALSALCVLAAAAIVFGLMKVLVGKPLNRLGDTVEVMAAGNYEVTVPGTERIDEIGTLSRAVEVFRENGLKVAQMTEAEAVRIIADKEARTRMMGELRDAFGNVVNAAVEGDFTRRVDASFPDAELNDIASSINNLVTTVDRGLSETGEVLSALAETNLTRRVEGQYQGAFARLKGDTNAVADKLTEIVGQLKATSQALKTATGEILSGANDLSERTTKQAATIEETSAAMEQLATTVLQNANRAKDASDNAADVTRTAEQGGQVMGQANEAMERIETSSSKISNIIGMIDDIAFQTNLLALNASVEAARAGEAGKGFAVVAVEVRRLAQSAAEASAEVKALIEQSAIEVQGGTKLVADAAAKLAAMLEGVRANNSLMDGIARESREQASAIEEVTTAVRQMDEMTQHNAALVEEINAAIEQTESQATELDGIVTVFTLTDGERTRFEPAARATAPRALPGKLKQAAKSYLSNGNAAISADWDEF, from the coding sequence GTGCGTATCAAATCTCTACCGGTCAAGGTGTCCTTGTTTGCCGGAATCGCCTTGGCCGCGGTCTTTGCCGTCGGCATGACCGTGCTGGTCCAGCGTGTCGGAACGACCGTGGAAAGCCAGACCCTCAAACTCCAGGACGAAACGACCAGCAATGTCTCGGCCGAGGTCTCCTCGCGCCTGCAGGCGGCGGCCCGGATCGCCCAGAACATCGCTTCGACCATGTCCGGCCTGCGCGAGAGCGGGGTCACAGACCGCGCCGCCTATGATGCGCTGCTCGAAAAGCTTCTCGCCGACAGCCCGGCGATCCTGGCCACCTGGTCGGCCTGGCAGCCCAACGCGCTTGACGGGCGCGACGCCGAATTCGCCGGCCAGTCCCCCTGGGACGCCACCGGCCGCTACGTGCCCTACTGGAACCGCGGCTCGGGCAAGATCATCGAGGAAATGCTCGCCGACTACGATACGCCCGGCCCGGGCGACTATGCGCTGCTGCCCAAGAACCTGGACCGCGCCGTCGCCATCGAACCCTATCCCTATATGGTCGCCGGCCAGAACCTGCTCATCACCTCCTTCGGCGTGCCGATCAAGGTCGACGGCAAATATGCCGGCACCGCGGGCATCGATCTGGCGCTGGCCGACGTCAACCAGGTCGTTTCGGCCTTCCATCCCTTCGATACCGGCCGCGTCATGCTGATCTCGGGCACCGGCATCGCCGTGTCCCACCCCGATCCGGCCGTCATCGGCCAGAAGCTTCCCGATAGCGATCCCATCGCGGCCATCGCCAAACAGGCCATCGCCAGCGGCAACCGCGCCCAGGGCGAAGCCACCGGTGCCGATGGCGCCGTCTGGCGCTTCATGGCCGCCCCCATCAATGCCGGTGGCACCGAGGACAAGTGGGCCGTCGTCTCGATGGTTCCGGCCGCCACGCTTTCCGCCGCCGTCAACGAGGCGCGCTGGACGATCGTGGCGCTCTCGGCGCTGTGCGTGCTCGCCGCCGCCGCCATCGTCTTCGGGCTGATGAAGGTGCTGGTGGGCAAGCCGCTCAACCGGCTGGGCGATACCGTCGAGGTCATGGCCGCCGGCAATTACGAGGTGACCGTGCCCGGCACCGAGCGGATCGACGAGATCGGCACGCTTTCGCGCGCCGTCGAAGTCTTCCGCGAGAACGGGCTCAAGGTGGCGCAGATGACCGAGGCGGAAGCCGTGCGCATCATCGCCGACAAGGAGGCCCGCACCCGCATGATGGGCGAGCTCCGCGACGCCTTCGGCAACGTTGTGAACGCGGCGGTGGAAGGCGACTTCACCCGCCGGGTCGACGCCAGCTTCCCCGATGCCGAACTCAACGACATCGCCTCCTCGATCAACAACCTGGTCACCACGGTCGATCGCGGCCTTTCGGAGACCGGCGAAGTGCTCTCGGCCCTGGCCGAAACCAACCTCACCCGCCGTGTCGAGGGTCAGTACCAGGGCGCCTTCGCACGCCTCAAGGGCGACACCAATGCGGTGGCCGACAAGCTCACCGAGATCGTCGGGCAGCTCAAGGCCACCTCCCAGGCGCTCAAGACCGCCACCGGAGAAATCCTCTCGGGCGCCAACGATCTCTCCGAACGCACCACCAAGCAGGCGGCCACCATCGAAGAGACTTCGGCGGCCATGGAGCAATTGGCCACGACGGTCCTGCAGAACGCCAACCGCGCCAAGGACGCCAGCGACAACGCCGCCGACGTGACCCGCACGGCCGAGCAGGGTGGTCAGGTCATGGGCCAGGCCAATGAGGCCATGGAGCGCATCGAGACCTCCTCGTCCAAGATCTCCAACATCATCGGCATGATCGACGACATCGCCTTCCAGACCAATCTGCTGGCCCTCAACGCTTCGGTCGAAGCGGCACGCGCCGGCGAGGCCGGCAAGGGCTTTGCGGTGGTCGCCGTCGAAGTGCGTCGCCTGGCGCAATCGGCCGCTGAGGCCTCGGCCGAGGTCAAGGCCCTCATCGAGCAGAGCGCCATCGAGGTGCAGGGTGGCACCAAGCTCGTCGCCGACGCGGCGGCCAAGCTTGCGGCCATGCTCGAAGGCGTGCGCGCCAACAATAGCCTCATGGACGGGATTGCCCGCGAAAGCCGCGAGCAGGCGTCGGCCATCGAGGAGGTCACCACCGCCGTCCGCCAGATGGACGAGATGACCCAGCACAATGCCGCGCTCGTCGAAGAGATCAACGCGGCCATCGAGCAGACCGAATCCCAGGCCACCGAGCTCGACGGGATCGTCACCGTGTTCACGCTCACCGATGGCGAGCGCACCCGGTTCGAGCCCGCCGCGCGCGCCACCGCGCCCCGCGCCCTGCCCGGCAAGCTCAAGCAGGCCGCCAAGTCCTATCTCTCCAATGGCAACGCTGCCATTTCGGCGGACTGGGACGAGTTCTGA
- a CDS encoding aldehyde dehydrogenase family protein, producing MDEAQSVIIDGEKVAIAETFEVIDPARGEPFARCPAATPAHLDAAVAAARRAFPAWAAASLDERAERLNRIADAVEADKEALAVLLSSEQGKPRASALGEIGAAIGWMRATAALRPPVEVIQDDDKLRIEVHRKPLGVVASITPWNHPVLIATWHIMPALMAGNCVVVKPSSFTPLSTLRLVELANAHLPPGVLNSVTGEGGLGRAMTGHPGIDKVVFTGSTPTGRNIMSNAANTLKRLTLELGGNDAAIVLPDADVDAIAPVIFAKSFGNSGQTCAALKRLYVHESLHDALAEKLAALARAARVGPASDPESQFGPLQNKAQFDLVRELADDARAQGGKFLAGGAANGEKGYFFPLTVVTEVSDGMRIVDEEQFGPILPIIRYSDVEDALARANASENGLGGSIWSSDIKRAEALARRLDCGTAWVNDHSSISPAAPFGGAKQSGIGVEFGHWGLEEYMQVQTVRIAR from the coding sequence TTGGACGAGGCTCAATCGGTGATCATCGATGGCGAGAAGGTCGCCATCGCCGAGACCTTCGAGGTGATCGACCCGGCACGCGGCGAGCCCTTCGCGCGCTGCCCGGCCGCCACCCCGGCGCATCTGGATGCCGCGGTTGCGGCGGCGCGCCGCGCGTTCCCGGCCTGGGCGGCCGCATCGCTCGATGAGCGCGCCGAGCGGCTCAACCGCATCGCGGACGCGGTCGAGGCAGACAAGGAGGCGCTGGCCGTCCTGCTTTCGAGCGAGCAGGGCAAGCCCCGCGCCAGCGCCCTGGGCGAAATCGGCGCCGCCATCGGCTGGATGCGCGCCACCGCCGCCCTGCGCCCGCCCGTCGAGGTCATCCAGGACGACGACAAGCTGCGCATCGAGGTGCATCGCAAACCCCTGGGCGTCGTCGCTTCGATCACGCCCTGGAACCATCCGGTGCTGATCGCCACCTGGCACATCATGCCCGCGCTCATGGCCGGCAATTGCGTGGTGGTCAAACCCTCTTCCTTCACCCCGCTCTCGACCCTGCGGCTGGTGGAACTGGCCAACGCCCACCTGCCCCCCGGCGTCCTCAATTCGGTGACGGGGGAAGGCGGGCTCGGCCGCGCCATGACCGGCCATCCGGGCATCGACAAGGTCGTCTTCACCGGCTCGACCCCGACGGGCCGCAACATCATGTCCAACGCCGCCAACACGCTCAAGCGCCTGACGCTCGAGTTGGGTGGGAACGACGCGGCCATCGTGCTGCCCGATGCCGATGTCGATGCCATCGCCCCGGTGATCTTTGCGAAGTCCTTCGGCAATTCCGGGCAGACCTGCGCGGCGCTCAAGCGCCTCTATGTGCACGAAAGCCTCCATGACGCCCTGGCCGAGAAGCTGGCCGCGCTGGCGCGCGCCGCCCGTGTGGGCCCGGCGAGCGATCCTGAGAGCCAGTTCGGGCCGCTCCAGAACAAGGCGCAGTTCGACCTCGTGCGCGAACTGGCCGACGATGCCCGGGCCCAGGGCGGCAAGTTCCTCGCCGGTGGCGCCGCGAACGGGGAGAAGGGCTATTTCTTCCCGCTGACCGTGGTCACCGAAGTCAGCGACGGCATGCGCATCGTGGATGAGGAGCAATTCGGCCCGATCCTCCCCATCATCCGCTACAGCGATGTCGAGGATGCCCTGGCGCGCGCCAATGCCAGCGAAAACGGGCTGGGCGGATCGATCTGGTCGAGCGACATCAAGCGTGCCGAAGCCCTGGCCCGGCGCCTCGATTGCGGCACCGCCTGGGTCAACGACCACTCATCGATCTCCCCGGCAGCCCCGTTCGGCGGCGCCAAGCAGTCAGGCATCGGCGTCGAATTCGGTCATTGGGGGCTGGAAGAATACATGCAGGTCCAGACCGTGCGCATCGCGCGCTAA
- a CDS encoding NUDIX hydrolase, protein MTSPEPIRQHAQQVAALPWRRCGTGEVEVLLITSRTSRRWLIPKGWPIAGKTPAEAALQEAFEEAGVRGEANVVPFGSYRYEKLLKDGTLLPCTVTVYAMDVLQELEDWPEVSERERRWLRLDEAQALIHEPHLRRLLCEATCQMLLATARPMQDA, encoded by the coding sequence ATGACGTCGCCCGAACCCATCCGCCAGCACGCCCAGCAGGTCGCGGCCCTGCCCTGGCGACGCTGTGGGACGGGCGAGGTGGAAGTGCTGCTGATCACCTCGCGCACCTCGCGGCGCTGGCTGATCCCCAAGGGTTGGCCGATCGCGGGCAAGACCCCGGCCGAAGCGGCGCTCCAGGAAGCCTTCGAGGAAGCGGGCGTCCGCGGGGAGGCCAATGTGGTTCCCTTCGGCAGCTATCGGTACGAGAAGCTGCTCAAGGACGGCACGCTCCTGCCTTGCACGGTGACGGTCTATGCCATGGACGTGCTCCAGGAACTGGAGGACTGGCCGGAAGTCTCCGAGCGCGAACGGCGCTGGCTGCGGCTCGATGAAGCCCAGGCGCTGATCCACGAGCCGCATCTGCGCCGGCTGCTGTGCGAGGCCACCTGCCAGATGCTGCTGGCCACCGCGCGCCCGATGCAGGACGCCTAG
- a CDS encoding D-amino acid dehydrogenase, translating into MKVLVLGGGVIGVTSAWYLAQAGHEVEVIERQPGPALETSFANAGEISPGYASPWAGPGVPRKAIKWLLMRHGPLVVRPRFDPHQWVWMLQMLRNCTSARYARNKARMVPIAEYSRDCLKDLRATTGIAYDDRAMGTLQVFRTQKQLDDAHKDTEVLAQFGVPYETLDAAGCAGAEPALGAVREKIVGGLRLPGDETGDCQMFTERLAEMARAKGVVFHFGETISAIRAEGGRIVGVTTSAGERRADAYVVALGSYSPQAVRPLGISLPVYPVKGYSITVPIAEEARAPVSTVMDESYKIAITRLGSRIRVGGTAEVAGFDLKLRQPRKDALVHSVTDLFPGGGDIEKATFWCGLRPMTPDGPPVVGATPYANLFLNTGHGTLGWTMSCGSGRVLADLVSGAKPDIDPADVSLARYRAA; encoded by the coding sequence ATGAAAGTCTTGGTTTTGGGTGGCGGCGTCATTGGTGTGACGAGCGCCTGGTATCTGGCGCAGGCCGGGCACGAGGTGGAAGTCATCGAGCGCCAGCCCGGGCCCGCCCTCGAAACCAGCTTCGCCAATGCCGGCGAGATCTCGCCCGGCTATGCCTCGCCCTGGGCCGGGCCGGGCGTGCCGCGCAAGGCGATCAAATGGCTGCTCATGCGCCATGGCCCGCTGGTGGTGCGCCCCCGGTTCGATCCGCATCAATGGGTGTGGATGCTCCAGATGCTGCGCAACTGCACCTCGGCACGCTATGCGCGCAACAAGGCGCGCATGGTGCCCATCGCCGAATATTCGCGCGATTGCCTCAAGGACCTGCGCGCCACCACCGGCATCGCCTATGACGATCGCGCCATGGGCACGCTCCAGGTCTTCCGCACCCAAAAGCAGCTCGACGACGCCCACAAGGATACCGAGGTGCTCGCCCAGTTCGGCGTGCCCTATGAAACGCTCGATGCCGCCGGCTGTGCAGGCGCCGAGCCGGCCCTGGGCGCGGTGCGCGAAAAGATCGTGGGCGGCCTGCGCCTTCCGGGCGACGAGACCGGCGACTGCCAGATGTTCACCGAGCGCCTCGCCGAGATGGCCAGGGCCAAGGGCGTCGTCTTCCATTTCGGCGAGACCATTTCGGCCATTCGCGCCGAAGGCGGCCGCATCGTCGGGGTGACAACCAGCGCCGGCGAGCGCCGGGCCGACGCCTATGTAGTGGCCCTGGGCAGCTATTCGCCCCAGGCCGTGCGCCCGCTCGGCATTTCCCTGCCGGTCTATCCGGTCAAGGGCTATTCGATCACCGTTCCGATCGCCGAAGAGGCGCGCGCGCCGGTGTCCACGGTGATGGACGAGAGCTACAAGATCGCCATCACCCGCCTCGGGAGTCGCATCCGCGTCGGCGGCACCGCCGAGGTCGCCGGGTTCGACCTCAAGCTGCGCCAGCCGCGCAAGGACGCGCTCGTCCATTCGGTGACCGACCTCTTCCCGGGCGGCGGCGATATCGAAAAGGCCACCTTCTGGTGTGGCCTGCGCCCGATGACGCCCGATGGTCCCCCGGTCGTGGGCGCCACCCCTTACGCCAACCTTTTCCTCAATACCGGGCACGGCACGCTGGGCTGGACCATGAGCTGCGGCTCGGGCCGGGTCCTCGCCGATCTCGTGAGCGGCGCCAAGCCCGATATCGACCCGGCCGACGTCTCGCTCGCGCGCTATCGCGCCGCCTGA
- the guaD gene encoding guanine deaminase has protein sequence MSDIVGRTIHATFFHAPTPEALQCLEAVLAVGADGRIESVVRADEAGFAQACEEADLTLPEGCCVLPGFVDCHVHAPQYPQLGQALDVPLEVWLQKYTFPLEARYQDLDFARTSYTALVEDLLASGTTTALYFATVHQEATRLLVDICLEKGQRALVGKVAMDDPQSCPQYYRDASPEEAVAGTRALIDYVRAHPANQDNRVLPVVTPRFIPSCTDAALEGLGRLAAECGCHVQTHCSESDWAHGYVLDRHGVTDAESLDRFGLLGRRSILAHSNFLTEDDMDRLAARGAGVAHCALSNAYFANSVFPLRAALARGVHVGLGTDISGGPSGSMFEAARMTIAASRMLETGVNPALPAERRGRPGSRVDFVTAFHLATAGGGQALDLPIGRFEPGCLFDAMVIDTRLREGGIRLLAPASPSDILEKILYTANRANISRVWVGGRAVAGR, from the coding sequence ATGAGCGACATCGTCGGCAGGACCATCCACGCCACCTTCTTCCACGCGCCCACGCCCGAAGCCCTCCAGTGCCTCGAGGCCGTGCTGGCCGTGGGCGCGGACGGGCGCATTGAGAGCGTCGTGCGTGCGGACGAAGCCGGGTTCGCCCAGGCCTGCGAGGAGGCCGATCTCACCCTGCCCGAAGGGTGCTGCGTGCTTCCCGGCTTTGTCGACTGCCACGTTCACGCCCCCCAATACCCCCAGCTCGGCCAGGCGCTCGACGTGCCGCTCGAAGTCTGGCTGCAGAAATATACCTTCCCGCTCGAGGCCCGCTACCAGGACCTCGATTTCGCCCGCACGAGCTATACGGCGCTGGTCGAGGACCTTCTCGCCTCGGGCACGACCACCGCGCTCTATTTCGCCACGGTGCACCAGGAAGCCACCAGGCTCCTCGTCGACATCTGCCTCGAAAAGGGCCAGCGGGCGCTGGTGGGCAAGGTGGCGATGGACGATCCCCAATCGTGCCCGCAATACTATCGCGATGCTTCGCCCGAAGAGGCCGTGGCCGGCACGCGCGCCCTCATCGACTACGTCCGCGCCCATCCGGCCAACCAGGACAACCGCGTCCTCCCCGTGGTGACGCCGCGCTTCATACCGTCTTGCACCGATGCGGCGCTCGAGGGCCTGGGCCGGCTCGCCGCCGAGTGCGGCTGCCACGTCCAGACCCATTGCTCGGAAAGCGACTGGGCCCATGGCTACGTCCTCGACCGGCACGGGGTCACGGACGCCGAAAGCCTCGACCGCTTCGGGCTCCTCGGCCGGCGCTCCATCCTGGCCCATTCCAATTTCCTCACCGAGGACGACATGGACCGGCTGGCGGCCCGCGGGGCAGGCGTCGCCCATTGCGCGCTCTCGAACGCCTATTTCGCCAACTCGGTCTTTCCGCTGCGCGCCGCGCTCGCCCGGGGCGTCCATGTGGGGCTGGGCACCGATATTTCCGGTGGTCCGTCCGGCTCGATGTTCGAGGCCGCGCGCATGACCATCGCCGCTTCGCGCATGCTCGAGACCGGCGTCAATCCGGCGCTCCCCGCCGAGCGGCGCGGCCGGCCCGGCTCGCGCGTCGATTTCGTCACCGCTTTCCACCTGGCGACAGCCGGCGGCGGCCAAGCGCTCGACCTGCCCATCGGCCGGTTCGAGCCGGGGTGCCTCTTCGATGCCATGGTCATCGACACGCGCCTCCGCGAGGGTGGCATCCGCCTCCTGGCGCCCGCGAGCCCGTCCGATATCCTCGAAAAGATCCTCTACACCGCCAACCGGGCCAATATTTCCAGGGTCTGGGTGGGCGGCCGCGCCGTTGCGGGCCGCTAG